From the genome of Bacillota bacterium, one region includes:
- a CDS encoding Zn-dependent exopeptidase M28 translates to MDAWEYLEGLMRFPHRGSASGEEAAAARWIADRARALGYRVTVEPFAGSADTLHAGTSRLGLLLAASGWLALAPGRAPALVALLLALAALAPLLGEELGLSRLNMSLVLRARRSQNVVAFRPASGAAGAAGPLRLVVSAHYDTQKGSWLFHPRFRPRLPLWFGLAYAAMAAIVAADAGRLAAPGARWPVELARWAPAAFLVLLLPFLQGWLAGRYVPGANDNGSGSALALALAERLARRPPEGCELWFVWTGCEETGERGMRAFLARHRAELPPGRTRVVNLDNLGGGRFRYLAGEGMLRYVRFDRALVELAGRLATEDGFRPLPQRNLILPTDALPAALGGWPAITFIGVDDGPDGIPHYHWHDDDLAGVDRALLLREEAWIDLYLRRLAGEPD, encoded by the coding sequence TTGGACGCCTGGGAGTACCTGGAGGGTCTGATGCGCTTCCCCCACCGCGGCTCGGCCAGCGGGGAGGAGGCGGCCGCGGCGCGCTGGATCGCCGACCGCGCGCGGGCGCTGGGCTACCGCGTGACGGTGGAGCCCTTCGCCGGCTCGGCGGACACGCTCCACGCGGGCACCTCGCGGCTGGGGCTCCTGCTGGCGGCCTCGGGCTGGCTGGCGCTGGCCCCCGGGCGAGCCCCGGCGCTGGTGGCTCTCCTCCTGGCGCTGGCCGCGCTGGCGCCGCTCCTGGGCGAGGAGCTGGGGCTGTCGCGGCTCAACATGTCGCTGGTACTGCGCGCGCGCCGCTCGCAGAATGTGGTGGCGTTCCGCCCCGCCTCCGGGGCGGCGGGCGCGGCGGGGCCGCTCCGCCTGGTGGTCAGCGCCCACTACGACACCCAGAAGGGGAGCTGGCTCTTCCACCCCCGCTTCCGGCCCCGGCTCCCGCTCTGGTTCGGCCTGGCCTACGCGGCCATGGCGGCCATCGTGGCGGCCGACGCGGGACGGCTCGCGGCGCCCGGCGCGCGCTGGCCGGTGGAGCTGGCGCGCTGGGCGCCGGCCGCCTTCCTCGTCCTCCTCCTCCCCTTCCTCCAGGGCTGGCTGGCCGGCCGCTACGTGCCCGGCGCCAACGACAACGGCTCGGGCAGCGCCCTCGCCCTGGCCCTGGCCGAGCGGCTGGCGCGCCGCCCGCCGGAGGGCTGTGAGCTCTGGTTCGTCTGGACCGGCTGCGAGGAGACGGGCGAGCGGGGCATGCGCGCCTTCCTCGCGCGGCACCGTGCCGAGCTGCCGCCCGGGCGGACGCGCGTCGTCAACCTGGACAACCTGGGCGGCGGGCGCTTCCGCTACCTGGCCGGCGAGGGCATGCTTCGCTACGTCCGCTTCGACCGCGCGCTGGTGGAGCTGGCCGGCCGCCTGGCGACGGAGGACGGCTTCCGGCCGCTGCCGCAGCGGAACCTCATCCTGCCCACCGACGCGCTGCCCGCGGCGCTGGGCGGCTGGCCGGCCATCACCTTCATCGGCGTCGACGACGGGCCGGACGGCATTCCGCACTACCACTGGCACGACGACGACCTGGCCGGCGTCGACCGGGCGCTCCTCCTGCGCGAGGAAGCCTGGATCGACCTCTACCTCCGCCGCCTGGCCGGCGAGCCCGACTAG
- the ruvB gene encoding Holliday junction branch migration DNA helicase RuvB produces the protein MRERLVSPEERPGEERYQASLRPRSFEEYVGQRQVVDRLRVAVAAARERREPLDHVLFYGPPGLGKTTLAHVIARELGVPLVQTSGPAVERPGDLMGILTNLEPGAILFIDEVHRLPRAVEEFLYPAMEDYRVDFVVDKGPFAKTVRLDIQPFTLVGATTRAGLLAAPLRERFGLFYHLDFYPPEELRRIVARSARLLGVELEPEAEEVIARRSRGTPRITNRLLRRVRDYAQVGGVRPVDARAAEQALALEGIDEAGLDALDRRYLEVLIRVYDGGPVGVAALAATLNEEPDTLTDVVEPYLLKIGFLRRTAQGRRSTRAAEEHLGISPESGQPPLF, from the coding sequence GTGCGCGAGCGGCTGGTCTCACCCGAGGAGCGGCCCGGCGAGGAGCGCTACCAGGCCTCGCTCCGGCCGCGGAGCTTCGAGGAGTACGTCGGCCAGCGCCAGGTGGTCGACCGGCTGCGGGTGGCGGTGGCGGCGGCGCGAGAGCGGCGCGAGCCGCTGGACCACGTCCTCTTCTACGGCCCGCCCGGGCTGGGCAAGACGACGCTGGCGCACGTCATCGCCCGCGAGCTGGGCGTGCCGCTGGTCCAGACCAGCGGCCCGGCGGTGGAGCGGCCCGGCGACCTGATGGGCATCCTGACCAACCTGGAGCCGGGCGCCATCCTCTTCATCGACGAGGTCCACCGCCTGCCGCGGGCGGTGGAGGAGTTCCTCTACCCGGCCATGGAGGATTACCGGGTCGACTTCGTGGTCGACAAGGGACCCTTCGCCAAGACCGTCCGTCTGGACATCCAGCCCTTCACCCTGGTCGGCGCCACCACCCGCGCCGGCCTGCTGGCGGCGCCGCTGCGCGAGCGCTTCGGCCTCTTCTACCATCTCGACTTCTACCCGCCGGAGGAGCTCCGCCGCATCGTCGCCCGCTCCGCGCGGCTGCTGGGCGTGGAGCTGGAGCCGGAGGCGGAGGAGGTGATCGCGCGCCGCTCGCGGGGGACGCCGCGCATCACCAACCGCCTCCTGCGACGGGTGCGCGACTACGCCCAGGTGGGCGGCGTCCGCCCCGTCGACGCGCGCGCGGCCGAGCAGGCGCTGGCGCTGGAGGGGATCGACGAGGCGGGGCTCGACGCCCTCGACCGCCGCTACCTGGAGGTGTTGATCCGCGTCTACGACGGCGGCCCGGTGGGCGTGGCGGCGCTGGCCGCGACGCTCAACGAGGAGCCGGACACGCTGACGGACGTGGTGGAGCCGTACCTGCTCAAGATCGGCTTCCTGCGGCGGACGGCGCAGGGGCGCCGCTCGACGCGGGCGGCCGAGGAACACCTGGGCATCAGCCCGGAGAGCGGCCAGCCGCCGCTCTTCTGA
- a CDS encoding crossover junction endodeoxyribonuclease RuvC, translating into MRVLGLDPGLRVTGYALLESSPDGRRARLVEGGTLRVPARGGLAERLAQLARDVEALLRDLRPEAVAVEAVHSRSPFPQSALLLAHARGVLLACAAGAGLPVSEYTAADIKKSVTGRGAAGKEQVARMVESFLGLAGRLGPDHVSDAAACALCHLASLRVEAWRP; encoded by the coding sequence ATGCGCGTCCTCGGTCTCGACCCGGGCCTGCGCGTGACGGGCTACGCGCTCCTGGAGAGTTCGCCGGACGGGCGGCGCGCCCGCCTGGTGGAGGGCGGCACGCTCCGCGTCCCCGCCCGGGGCGGGCTGGCCGAGCGGCTGGCGCAGCTGGCGCGCGACGTCGAGGCGCTGCTCCGCGACCTGCGGCCGGAGGCGGTGGCGGTGGAGGCGGTCCACTCGCGCTCGCCCTTCCCCCAGTCGGCGCTCCTCCTGGCGCACGCGCGCGGGGTCCTCCTGGCCTGCGCCGCCGGCGCCGGGCTGCCCGTCAGCGAATACACCGCCGCCGACATCAAGAAGAGCGTCACCGGTCGCGGCGCGGCGGGAAAGGAGCAGGTGGCGCGCATGGTGGAGAGCTTCCTGGGCCTGGCCGGGCGGCTCGGGCCGGATCACGTCTCGGACGCGGCCGCCTGCGCCCTCTGCCACCTGGCCAGCCTGCGCGTCGAGGCGTGGCGGCCGTGA